GAGCTTCGTGGTTGAAGTCTTATTGGTCTGGGAACATACTAGCTCGTGGAGATGGTGGCAGATTAATGATCcaagatgaaatgttttcttatttaaaagaaatctaattattataaaaattgaacTAATTCTAAAGGCATCATTTTATACTTTGTTTTTTGAAGAAGGTTGTCTCTCTTTCTAAGATTGCAAGATTATTTCTTCTCAtttaagaattgaaaaaaaagaaaaagaaaataaaaattgaatatctAACGTGTTTGTCACCCAAAGGATCATTTAATGATGGCTTCTTGAAGACTTATTTTATACTTATCTAAACACTGGGGGGAGGGGAACTTATTGACTAGGTGGAGAGCAGTTGGTGACTCGGTGTGATTTTTCTGAGAGAAATGGCACCGTGTATGTGCCTGTTTCTATCTCTCTATGCACCCTCTCTTAATATCTTGCTAATTTGACTggcttaaaaattatattgctCTATCTTCCATTTACAAAGAATCATCATGCATCTTGGCTTTTCTTACGTCGTTGAGTAAAAGTAATAGGAAACTTGACTCATGATGAGACTGTTATTCCTTGAGAATCTGAACTATTGTAATACACAATCATACTTGCATGTACAATATATGTGCCAGATAGCATGTATATGTGTACTACACGTGCATGTGTATctataaagagtaatgctagatacagtcctAGGGTGTGCAAGCTCTGTGCGTTCCCTTTGAAAAAGGTTGgagtccaccattaaaaaaataaaattttcaggtgggtctcatatttattcactttttttcaaaaagagcgCGTGAGACTTGCACAtcctatgactgcaaatatcatttcatttgtaaataaaataaaattgtccaCAATATGTACTTTGAAAgctatttaaatatttctttcccTGTGATGTGGCTGCTATTTTCAGAGCCttttgatggattttttttgggTACTTTTCTTTGTATATGAAAAAAAGGGAGCAAATGGTCGGCCAAagaatacttgttttttttttttaattattattttattattatttatccttCTTCTAATGAAAGTTCTGGCAATTGACGTAGCAGGTGTGGAAGAGAAGTCATTTGGAAAGGCAGTGAATATGGATATTGATATTAGTAATATATGTGTTTCACCTAGTGCTGGATCTATAAATCATCTTGAAGGATTTCCCTTTGATTTAGAGAAGGTAGATATGACCTTGATGGCTAATTTGGGCTCTTCATTGATTGAGTTGTTGCAATCCGATGACTCAAGCTCAGTGGATTCAAGTTTTGTGAGAGCAACTGCTATTAATAAGTTGCTGATATGTAAAAGTGAGATTTCAAAGCTGCTGGAGGTGACTGAGTCTGAAATTGATTCACTTGAAAATGAACTAAAGTTTTTGAAGTCTGAATCCGAAAGTGGCGATCCCTATCCAGCTGCATCCAGTTCTGTGCTAGCAGAGAAAACGGCAACACCTTGTGTAGAACAAGATATTGCCTTCAATTTGTTCCACAGACCTGAGCCATTGCAAATCGTTTCTTCTGGGGAGGCTGTTATGGAGAAAATGCCTTTCTCTAATGGTGATTTGGAAGATGTTCATGCAGCTATTAAGGATGAGGATATTGATAGTCCTGGAACTGCAACGTCCAAGTTTGTTGAGCCACTTTCTTTAGCGAAGATGGTTCCTTTATCTGATAAGGTGGAACATGGCGATTCTTCTGGTAATTGCAATGCAATTCAAATTAAGTCTCAAAACGAGTATGCGAAATGCTTGGTGCCTGGTTCAGTTGGGGAAAAGACTGTTGCACCTGTTTCCAGTGAGGTGAGTCTATCTACTGATGGACAATATATGTTGTGTGATTCAATAGTGGCTTCGAACAGAGAATGTGCCAACAGAGCATGTGAAGTTTTTGATAAGCTATTACCAAGAGAGCAACATATGACAGATGTCTCTCGCACCGTCAATTTCTCATCCTGTCGGAGTGCCTCTTCAGTCAAGGAAAAATTTGCAAAGAGGAAGCAGTTTTTAAGATTTAAGGGGAGAGTTATAACCCTTAAGTTTAAAGTTTTTCAGCACCTTTGGAAGGAAGATATGCGATTACTTTCTGTGAGAAAACACCGTCCAAAATCTCAGAAAAAATTTGACCTGAGCTTGCGGACAGCTCTTACTGGGAATCAGAAGCCTCGTTCATCCATTCGCTCTCGTTTTTCTACTCCAGGTAAGAAAAACTTGTCATCTACTTATTCATGCTAAGAATTTTTCTCTCTGAATTTGCTTCTCTGGCTGCTTCAGTGCTCAATTCTCTCTAGTCTTTAACTGCAGTTTTCGACATAACaaaatttgttatgttttggtGGGATATTGGTGTGGATAGCCTTTGCTTATTTGCTTAAAATTcgcttcatttcttttcaaattttgctCCTTTTGCTTTGCTTAATGAGTTGTGGTACTAAGGGGATTGCCATAAGAAACTGAGATAGAAGACCCagaaattattcaataaattatttgtggCATGTTCACAGAAAGTTCTCAATGTCAAAATAGCTTTGTGCAGAAAACTCCTTACCGAGGACTTGTGCCCCCCAATAAAAAAAGGCTTTGTGCAGTTTCCTTTCGGTACAGTGAACAATATTATATTGGTTTAACAGAGCTTTGTGAAGTTTCCTCAATTTGTTGGCATGTtatagatttttatttggtttaggcctggtttgttttcacagaccatctcatctcatctaatcattacaactttcccaaacttccaaacaaaatacaagaaaccaattcaactttttcaaatttcaaaacaaaaataatattaaaaaatgcctTAAGATTCACAGTTACACCATAGAAACAGGGTTCTAGATTATCAAAGTGTCGTGGTACCTGAGGGACTGCCTGCCttataattgaaaaacaaaacccaaatgGGCTATGTGAGTGCATTGTAGTACATTTTTGGAACACCATAGCTTGGctaagtattttttaagttcTTATCTTATTGATCTGAGTGTGTTTTGTATATTGATATGTTAATCTATGCATTTTCTAATTTCCTGCATCTTACTTTGTTTGGAGAACTTCGGGATCATGAGCCTGATTTAGGCAAAGAAGATATCAATCTTAATACTTGGTTTTCCATTGATCAACAATCGATGTTCTGGAAGATTTATGTGCATTGTTGATGGAACATACAACATGGATTGTGCCTGTTTGAAGTAACTAAATTGGCCTACCACGTCTAATGTCAAGAATCTTCTTGAGGATGCAATGGGTTGGAAAGGGTGTAGCATGctttatgatgatgatgatgatgatgataatgtagTGGTACTTGTATTAGATACGGGATGAACTGGCTATTGTAAACCTGAAGTGATCTGTATATGTGGAAATGgctatttagtatttatttttttaatatatgatttgacTTACCATTAGGACATGCATACAAGCATGAACCATAGCAGAAGATACCGAATTGCGTTATTATTAATCACAATGAAAGTTTTACATTTGTGGGGCCGTGCAGAAGTTTATGGGATATGAAAGAGGAATATGGTAGAACTCTTGAAAGTATTTGCATCTCTGTGAGTGAGCTTGCCTGTCTGATATTTTGTATGCATCTTCTAGTGTTTTGCACATGCCTCGACATGGGCAGGCTGTATATAAAGGTGATTGAAACTCTACACCCCTTTTTTGCCCCAAGTACAGTGATTTATGGTTCAAGAGAGATCAGATGCAATCTCTCTCAGTTCTAGTAAGTTGGATCTGATATCAGGGAAGAGTAGAATATCATGATAATGATGTCAAGTGTGATGGTGACCACATCTGAGATCACTTAGATTGTGTTAGAACAGTATTGATTTGGTGCTACTTGGTTCTGGTCAGTCATCTCTGAAGTTGAAAAGGCCTTTTAAGTATGCGGGGTGTTTCTTCTGGctgatttgtttgaatatgcaaGTGAAAAACATGTGATTATCCCTGCCCTGGAGTTACCtcaaaaatttgtttgaatgcTAAGTTGTTGGTGATGAAACCTTTAACATTAATCTAGTTATTTCTTGAACTACAATTTATGCTGACGTTCCAAATTTACCATCCCTCTCAtcccttcaaaaaaaaaaaaaaaataataataataataataaaaacttaaaaaagagCACCTGAAGATGGTTAGTTCCTGTtgccaagtattttttttttttttgatcagttCCTGTTgccaagtatttttctttttcaaaataaatttataatctgttTTTGCAGCAGGAAATCTCAGCCTGGTCCCTACCGCAGAGATGATCAATTTCACAAGCAAACTGCTTTCAGATTCCCAAGTCAAGCTTTGCAGGAACGCTTTGAAGATGCCAGCCTTAATTTTGGACAAAAGGGAAAAATTGTTGTCAAGATTTATCTCAAGTAATGGATTAGTTGAAGATCCCTGTGCTGTTGAGAAAGAACGAGCTATGATCAATCCCTGGACGCctgaagagagagagactttcAAGGATAAGCTGGCCAAGTTGGGGAAAGATTTCAGGAAGATTGCTTCTTTTCTTGACCACAAGACAACAgcagattgtgtggagttttattacaaaaatcacaaatccGATTGTTTTGAAAGAACAAAAGAGAAGGAAGCAAAGGCCTTCTGTACTAATACCTATCTGGTGACTTCAGAGAAAAAGTGGAGTCGTGAGGTTAATGCTGCTTCACTTGATATATTAGGTACAGCTTCAATGATGGCAGCATGTGCTGATGACTGTGAGAGGAACCAGCATTCTAGTGCTGAACAAGTTGTTTTGGGTGGCTATGGTGATTCTAAAACATCATGGGGtgatgatggtattttagaaagGTCTAATAATCTTGATATTATCAGGGATGAAAGAGAAACAGTTGCTGCTGATGTTTTAGCTGGTATATGTGGTTCCTTGTCATCAGAGGCTATGATTTCTTGCATCACAAGCTCTGTGGACCCGGGAGAGAGCTATCGGGAGTGGAAGTGCCAAAAATTGGACTCTGGCATAAAGTGGCCTTCGACACCTGATGTTATGCATAATTTTGATGATGAAACTTGTTCTGATGAGAGCTGTGGGGAAATGGATCCTTCTGACTGGACAGATGAGGAGAAATCTATGTTTATACAGGCAGTGTCGTCTTATGGCAAGGACTTTGTAATGATATCACGATGTGTGAGAACAAGATCACGGGACCAATGCAAGGTTTTCTTTAGTAAGGCTCGGAAGTGCCTTGGCCTAGATCTGATTCATCCTGGGGCTAGAAATGTAGGAACACCAGTGACTGATGATGCTAATGGAGGTGGAAGTGATGCAGAAGATGCTTGTGTTGTAGAGGCTGTTGAGACTGGCTCGGTTATCTGCAGCAATAAGTTGGGTTGTAAACTGGATGAGGATTTGCCTTTGATCACCATGAACACAAATGACGACGAATCTGATCCTGCTAAGATTGTGAACTTCGAATCTGACCGGAATAGGTCAGAGGAAAACAATGGGATGGGACATATGGACTATGAAGATTTTGAGGCTGTAGAAACTTTGGTGTCTGATGCATGCCAGGCGGAGAATATACCTGAGCGTATTGTTCATGGTGACAGCAATATTATGAATAGTGTTGAAAAACACTCTGATTCAGTGCATTCTCGGAGAAGCACAGTTGTCTTGGCTGCTACAGAAACTGGAGGAGATCAAGTGATTGAACAGAGTACTTCAATTGCAGAAATGGCATCTGTTAGAGAAGGAATTAAACCTGTTTCATCGAGTCCAGAAGCATTGATGGAGAATAAAGGGCTTGCTTCTGTGGGGTTTGAAAATGAATTAAGGGGGCAAGAATTGCTGTTGCCAAAATGTAGTTTGATTCGTACACATGAAAAATGTGGCCCAAGTGGCTTGCAAAGCTCAGTACAAGATTCAAATACAATAGGAAATTGTTCTCAACCGGCTGCTGAGAGTTCTTGTTCTGGTTTACATCTCAACCCTGAATACCAGCACAAAGTTTCCTTGGAGTTGGATTCTATGGAGAAACCTTGTGTAATCTCCTTGCCACTGCAGAATTCCCCTCCTACTGCAACTTCTCCATCTCAAGATACTGCTTCCATTTTGTGTGATAAAACACTTAATCAAGATAGATTGTCATCAACACTTGATTTTCGTGGGAATGGGCCTAAGCAGTCTCCTAAATCTATTAGTAGAGATGATTTTCACCAGAATTTGTGTAGCCATTCTGTCTTGAGTCACGATGAATCTTCCCAGATTCTCAGGGGCTATCCATTACAGATATCAAACAAGAAAGAGATGAATGGGATGTTAGTAGCAGAAAGCTTTCTGAAGTTCAAACCCTTTCACAATCAGAGAGTAATGTCTCCACTCGATCTGTGGCACAGGATTGCTATCTTCAGAAATGCAACAGTTCAAAGCCTCACAGCTCAGTGGCTGAACTTCCTCTTCTCTctgaaaagatagagaaaactATTCTTCATTCAAGAGCTCATTCACGGAGTTTGTCAGATACTGATAAACCATGCAGGAATGGTGATGTGAAGCTTTTTGGCCAGATACTCAGTCATCCATCCTCTACGCAGAAGTCAAATTCTAATACCCATGGGAATGAGGAAAAGGGGATCCATAATTCAAATTTAAGCAGCAAATTATCTAATCTAAAATTTTCTGGCTATCATGATGTGGATGGGAATTCAGCTCTCCTGAAGTTTGACCGTAACAATTACCTGGGCCTTGAAAATGTTGCAATGAGGAGTTATGGCTTCTGGGATGGGAATCGAATACAAACTGGGTTTTCTTCTTTGCCTGATTCTGCTATCTTGCTGGCTAAATATCCTGCTGCTTTTGGCAATTATCCTACACCGTCTTCCAAGATAGAGCCACTGCCATTGCAGACAGTTGTGAAGAGTAATGAACGAAATTTGAATGGTGCATCGGGTTTTCCCAGGGAAATGAGTAGCAGCAATGGCATGGTTGATTGTCAGTTATATAGGAACCGAGAGGGCTCCAAAGTGCAGCCATTCACAGTAGATATGAAACAGAGGCCAGACATATTTTCTGAGATACAAAGGCGAAACCGGTTTGAAGCAGTCTCAAGTTTACAGCCGCAGGGAAGGGGGATGGTTGGAATGAATGTAGTGGGAAGAAAAGTTATTGTTGGGGGACCCTGCACTGTTGTTTCCGATCCTGTGGCTGCCATTAAGATGCACTATGCCAAAAGTGACCAGTATGGTGGGCAGACTGGGAGCATCATTGGAGAGGAGGAATCTTGGAGAGGTAAGGGGGACATAGGCAGGTAGCAGATGTGCT
Above is a genomic segment from Juglans microcarpa x Juglans regia isolate MS1-56 chromosome 1D, Jm3101_v1.0, whole genome shotgun sequence containing:
- the LOC121264416 gene encoding LOW QUALITY PROTEIN: uncharacterized protein LOC121264416 (The sequence of the model RefSeq protein was modified relative to this genomic sequence to represent the inferred CDS: inserted 2 bases in 2 codons); translated protein: MPPEPLPWDRKDFFKERKHDRSSESPGSIARWRDXVHHGSREFNRWGSADYRRPPGHGKQGGWHLFSEESGHGYVPSRAGDKMLEDDSCRPYVSRGDVKYGRSSRENRFSQRGWKFHSWETSNVSPNTPARLLDGSNNDLRSVDDTIPCPSHPSSDFVNTWDQLHLKDQHDKMGGVNGLGTGQRCDRENSLGSTDWKPLKWSRSGSLSSRGSSFSHSSSSKSMGGVDSNETKTDIQLRNSTPVQSPSGDAAACVTSAAPSDETTSKKKPRLGWGEGLAKYEKKKVEGPDISMEKDGAVFSTSITEPIHSFISNMADKSPRVAVFSDCASPATPSSVACSSSPGVEEKSFGKAVNMDIDISNICVSPSAGSINHLEGFPFDLEKVDMTLMANLGSSLIELLQSDDSSSVDSSFVRATAINKLLICKSEISKLLEVTESEIDSLENELKFLKSESESGDPYPAASSSVLAEKTATPCVEQDIAFNLFHRPEPLQIVSSGEAVMEKMPFSNGDLEDVHAAIKDEDIDSPGTATSKFVEPLSLAKMVPLSDKVEHGDSSGNCNAIQIKSQNEYAKCLVPGSVGEKTVAPVSSEVSLSTDGQYMLCDSIVASNRECANRACEVFDKLLPREQHMTDVSRTVNFSSCRSASSVKEKFAKRKQFLRFKGRVITLKFKVFQHLWKEDMRLLSVRKHRPKSQKKFDLSLRTALTGNQKPRSSIRSRFSTPAGNLSLVPTAEMINFTSKLLSDSQVKLCRNALKMPALILDKREKLLSRFISSNGLVEDPCAVEKERAMINPWTPEERETFKDKLAKLGKDFRKIASFLDHKTTADCVEFYYKNHKSDCFERTKEKEAKAFCTNTYLVTSEKKWSREVNAASLDILGTASMMAACADDCERNQHSSAEQVVLGGYGDSKTSWGDDGILERSNNLDIIRDERETVAADVLAGICGSLSSEAMISCITSSVDPGESYREWKCQKLDSGIKWPSTPDVMHNFDDETCSDESCGEMDPSDWTDEEKSMFIQAVSSYGKDFVMISRCVRTRSRDQCKVFFSKARKCLGLDLIHPGARNVGTPVTDDANGGGSDAEDACVVEAVETGSVICSNKLGCKLDEDLPLITMNTNDDESDPAKIVNFESDRNRSEENNGMGHMDYEDFEAVETLVSDACQAENIPERIVHGDSNIMNSVEKHSDSVHSRRSTVVLAATETGGDQVIEQSTSIAEMASVREGIKPVSSSPEALMENKGLASVGFENELRGQELLLPKCSLIRTHEKCGPSGLQSSVQDSNTIGNCSQPAAESSCSGLHLNPEYQHKVSLELDSMEKPCVISLPLQNSPPTATSPSQDTASILCDKTLNQDRLSSTLDFRGNGPKQSPKSISRDDFHQNLCSHSVLSHDESSQILRGYPLQISNKKEMNXDVSSRKLSEVQTLSQSESNVSTRSVAQDCYLQKCNSSKPHSSVAELPLLSEKIEKTILHSRAHSRSLSDTDKPCRNGDVKLFGQILSHPSSTQKSNSNTHGNEEKGIHNSNLSSKLSNLKFSGYHDVDGNSALLKFDRNNYLGLENVAMRSYGFWDGNRIQTGFSSLPDSAILLAKYPAAFGNYPTPSSKIEPLPLQTVVKSNERNLNGASGFPREMSSSNGMVDCQLYRNREGSKVQPFTVDMKQRPDIFSEIQRRNRFEAVSSLQPQGRGMVGMNVVGRKVIVGGPCTVVSDPVAAIKMHYAKSDQYGGQTGSIIGEEESWRGKGDIGR